One window of Atribacter laminatus genomic DNA carries:
- the gatB gene encoding Asp-tRNA(Asn)/Glu-tRNA(Gln) amidotransferase subunit GatB has product MSTWHITIGLEVHCQLLTQAKLFCQCGTDYIGKSPNSLVCPVCLGLPGSLPVMNQHAMQLAIRTASSLHCQLLPKVVFHRKNYFYPDLPKGYQISQYDLPIGVNGYFEFLTQGEKKQVRIKRVHIEEDAGKLIHEGVTLPENSSGVDFNRCGIPLVEIVTEPDLHHPEEARDSLIALRDLVRFIEVSDGNMEEGSLRCDANISISPHPDQMGAKVEVKNMNSFRSVFRALEFEINRQKRCLEEGNCVPQETRHWDEINAVTVSSRGKEDAEDYRYFPDPDLLPYIIQEEVIQQIKSSLPELPLERKERFMIDFELTEPEANVLVQEKSLADFFENCIQELNKPKFIANWTITEVLKNLNALDIDITQSKITPSSFMELLKMIDKKEISGTIAKTVLEEMFQTGGRAKEIMAKKGISQINSEKEIEKIIRQVIEQNPQSVADFLGGKEKAFHFLFGQVMKTTRGQANPDLVKSILNKELSAEG; this is encoded by the coding sequence GTTTGGGGCTTCCAGGTTCATTACCAGTCATGAATCAACACGCCATGCAATTGGCCATTCGAACGGCTTCTTCACTCCACTGCCAGTTGCTGCCAAAGGTAGTTTTTCATAGAAAAAACTATTTTTATCCCGATCTTCCCAAGGGATATCAGATTTCTCAATATGACCTTCCGATCGGTGTTAATGGTTATTTTGAGTTTTTAACTCAGGGTGAAAAAAAACAAGTCCGGATTAAACGAGTTCACATTGAAGAAGATGCCGGGAAACTCATCCATGAGGGGGTCACCCTCCCCGAAAACAGTTCGGGTGTGGATTTTAACCGTTGTGGGATTCCGCTGGTTGAAATAGTTACCGAACCTGACCTTCATCATCCCGAAGAAGCCCGGGATAGTTTAATCGCTCTTCGGGATTTGGTGCGATTTATCGAAGTCAGCGATGGAAATATGGAAGAAGGCTCCTTGCGATGTGATGCCAACATCTCCATATCACCCCATCCAGATCAAATGGGCGCCAAGGTTGAGGTTAAAAATATGAATTCTTTCCGCTCGGTATTCCGAGCACTGGAATTTGAAATTAATCGTCAAAAAAGATGTTTAGAAGAGGGAAATTGCGTTCCTCAAGAAACTCGTCACTGGGATGAGATCAATGCAGTAACTGTTTCTTCCCGGGGGAAAGAGGATGCGGAAGACTACCGTTACTTTCCCGATCCGGATCTTCTCCCATATATAATTCAGGAAGAGGTTATTCAACAAATCAAATCATCCCTTCCAGAGCTTCCCTTGGAACGAAAGGAACGATTTATGATTGACTTTGAACTCACTGAACCAGAAGCCAATGTTTTGGTGCAAGAAAAATCATTGGCGGATTTCTTCGAAAATTGTATTCAGGAATTAAATAAACCAAAATTCATTGCCAACTGGACCATAACCGAAGTCTTAAAAAACTTGAACGCTCTTGATATTGATATCACCCAAAGTAAGATAACTCCTTCGTCTTTTATGGAATTACTCAAGATGATCGACAAAAAAGAAATCAGTGGGACTATCGCCAAAACTGTCTTGGAAGAGATGTTTCAAACCGGGGGTCGTGCCAAAGAAATTATGGCAAAGAAGGGTATTTCTCAAATTAATAGTGAAAAAGAAATTGAAAAAATTATTCGACAAGTTATCGAACAAAATCCACAAAGTGTTGCTGATTTTTTAGGCGGGAAAGAAAAAGCCTTTCATTTTCTTTTTGGCCAAGTCATGAAAACCACTCGAGGGCAAGCTAATCCTGACCTGGTAAAAAGCATTCTCAATAAAGAATTGTCGGCTGAGGGATAA
- a CDS encoding DNA polymerase III subunit alpha, producing MNFTHLHLHTEYSLLDGSIRIQELLQKARETGMKSVAITDHGVMYGVIDFYKQAHHAGIKPIIGCEAYVAPGSRFEKTVTKGEESAFHLVLLARNQTGYRNLVKLVSLGFLEGFYYKPRIDRALLQEHSEGLIALSACLAGEIPSLILTGKQKEAEKLAAEYRELFGSDAFYLELQENKIPEQTQVNQALIEIGKKLNIPLVATNDSHYLNQEDARVHEIILAIQTATNLNDPKRLRFPTQEFFLKTPEEMIRDFSSVPEAIENTERIAELCEVKLELGQVLLPEFSVPEGFDVSGYLRHLCLEGLQRRYGDPPPEKVKNQLEYELKVINNMGYDAYFLIVWDFVKYSREKGIMVGPGRGSAAGSLVSYSLGITNIDPLRYGLLFERFLNPERISMPDIDIDFCFERRGEVIDYVSNKYGHTNVAQIITFGRMMARGAVRDVGRALGWSYGEVDKIAKLIPGAPGVTLEKAIDTNAELKKLVKNDSNVAQLLEIAQKIEGLCRHASMHAAGVVISHKPLTEYVPLQKMSNNEIVTQFDMDTLGELGLLKMDFLGLRTLTVIERTLNIIKKTAQIDINLDAIALDDQETYELLGRGETTGVFQLESSGMKELLKRFHPTVIEELTALLALYRPGPLGSGMIDDFIKRKHGKVKVTYPHPSLEDILKETYGVILYQEQVMKIASELAGFTLGQADILRRAMGKKKADVMEQQRDRFIQGSKEKGHDPKTAAEIFDLIEYFAGYGFNKSHSAAYAFISYQTAYLKAHYPTEYLTACLTSIQEDTDKIAKFIMEARRLSIKILPPDVNESLANFTVVGEKKIRFGLAAIKNVGENAVNEILTRRKEARFQNIFDFMERVDQRVINKRVIESLIKAGAFDSLHHNRNQLFSSSEEIIHFYTKRKKRNQPQQATLFGDLKPVMQEVLTLKEVPEFRTRDLLSMEKEIIGLYISDHPVRNALASHTFLNVIPFEQVQMMKDKAAVRIMGAIVESRRITTKTGKDMYFVTLEDETGTIESIFFPKIADRLQNILEKENVLCLEGRVDVLDSGVNKVIAEKILDLDKIKPNEKSVHIEISNPDDPLSVFYSLKDCLQRHIGTQPVILHVIGNQERWAIEMGKQFRVNWNQELEQALFDVLEGIQKKRFWLAG from the coding sequence ATGAATTTTACTCACCTGCACCTCCATACCGAATACAGCTTGTTGGACGGATCAATTCGTATTCAGGAGCTTCTTCAAAAAGCTCGAGAAACTGGCATGAAATCAGTAGCCATCACCGATCATGGTGTGATGTATGGAGTCATCGATTTTTATAAACAAGCTCACCATGCCGGTATCAAACCCATAATTGGATGTGAAGCTTATGTGGCTCCGGGCAGTCGCTTTGAGAAAACCGTAACCAAAGGTGAAGAAAGTGCTTTTCATTTGGTTTTACTGGCCCGCAATCAAACCGGATATCGGAATCTGGTTAAGTTAGTGAGTTTAGGATTTCTTGAAGGTTTTTATTACAAACCCCGTATCGATCGGGCTTTATTACAAGAACATTCGGAAGGCCTCATCGCCCTCAGTGCCTGTTTGGCAGGGGAAATTCCCTCGCTCATTTTAACTGGGAAGCAGAAGGAAGCCGAAAAATTAGCAGCTGAATATCGTGAACTTTTCGGAAGTGATGCTTTTTATCTGGAGTTGCAAGAAAATAAGATTCCCGAACAAACTCAGGTCAATCAGGCTTTGATTGAAATCGGGAAAAAACTCAATATCCCCTTGGTAGCTACCAACGATTCTCACTATCTCAACCAAGAAGATGCCCGAGTTCATGAGATTATTTTAGCCATACAAACCGCTACCAATCTCAATGACCCAAAAAGGCTCCGTTTTCCTACTCAAGAATTCTTTCTAAAAACTCCAGAAGAAATGATCCGGGACTTTTCCTCAGTTCCTGAAGCAATTGAAAACACCGAACGGATTGCTGAATTGTGCGAGGTTAAATTGGAGTTAGGCCAGGTTCTTCTCCCGGAATTTTCCGTTCCCGAGGGATTTGATGTTTCTGGATACCTTCGACATCTTTGCCTTGAGGGACTGCAGCGTCGTTATGGTGATCCTCCTCCCGAAAAAGTCAAAAACCAATTAGAATACGAGTTAAAGGTTATTAACAATATGGGTTATGATGCGTATTTCTTGATTGTATGGGACTTTGTCAAATATTCTCGAGAGAAGGGAATCATGGTTGGACCGGGCAGAGGATCGGCAGCCGGAAGTTTAGTTTCTTATTCCCTCGGAATAACCAATATTGATCCCCTGCGTTATGGGCTTTTATTCGAACGTTTCCTCAACCCAGAACGAATTAGTATGCCTGATATCGATATTGACTTTTGTTTCGAAAGAAGAGGAGAGGTCATTGATTACGTTTCCAATAAATATGGACATACCAATGTGGCTCAAATCATTACCTTTGGTCGTATGATGGCTCGAGGGGCGGTTCGGGATGTCGGTCGGGCTTTGGGTTGGAGTTATGGAGAGGTTGATAAAATCGCCAAGCTCATCCCAGGAGCACCGGGAGTGACTCTCGAAAAGGCGATCGACACCAATGCTGAATTAAAAAAACTGGTTAAAAATGATTCAAACGTTGCCCAACTTTTAGAAATCGCCCAAAAAATAGAAGGGCTTTGTCGCCACGCTTCAATGCATGCTGCTGGAGTAGTAATTTCCCATAAACCCCTTACCGAGTATGTTCCACTCCAAAAAATGAGCAATAATGAAATCGTCACCCAATTCGATATGGACACTTTAGGCGAGTTGGGTTTGCTCAAGATGGACTTTTTAGGCTTAAGGACTCTTACCGTTATTGAACGAACTTTAAACATCATTAAAAAAACGGCTCAAATAGATATTAATCTGGATGCAATTGCTCTAGACGACCAAGAGACTTATGAATTGTTAGGGCGGGGAGAAACAACCGGGGTATTTCAGCTGGAAAGTTCAGGCATGAAGGAACTTCTTAAAAGATTCCATCCCACCGTAATTGAAGAATTGACTGCACTTTTGGCTCTTTATCGTCCTGGACCATTGGGAAGCGGAATGATTGATGATTTTATTAAAAGAAAACATGGGAAGGTAAAAGTAACTTATCCCCACCCAAGCTTGGAAGACATATTGAAAGAAACCTATGGTGTCATTCTTTACCAGGAACAGGTCATGAAAATTGCCAGTGAACTGGCGGGCTTTACCCTCGGTCAAGCTGATATTCTCCGCCGAGCCATGGGAAAGAAAAAAGCTGACGTTATGGAACAACAAAGAGACCGATTTATCCAAGGATCCAAAGAAAAAGGCCACGACCCCAAAACCGCCGCTGAGATATTCGACCTAATAGAATATTTTGCTGGATATGGTTTTAACAAGTCACATAGTGCCGCTTATGCTTTTATATCCTATCAAACTGCCTATCTCAAGGCCCATTATCCCACCGAATATCTCACCGCCTGCCTTACCAGTATTCAGGAAGATACCGATAAAATTGCTAAATTTATTATGGAAGCACGCCGACTATCCATCAAAATACTTCCACCTGATGTCAACGAGAGTTTAGCCAATTTTACCGTGGTCGGGGAAAAGAAAATCCGATTTGGATTGGCAGCAATTAAAAATGTTGGTGAAAACGCCGTGAACGAAATTCTGACTCGAAGGAAAGAAGCTCGTTTTCAAAATATCTTCGATTTCATGGAACGGGTTGATCAAAGGGTAATCAACAAACGGGTTATCGAAAGCCTCATCAAAGCCGGAGCTTTCGACAGTCTCCATCACAATCGAAATCAACTTTTCAGCTCTTCAGAAGAGATCATCCATTTTTATACCAAACGAAAAAAAAGAAATCAACCTCAACAGGCTACACTTTTTGGCGACTTGAAACCGGTCATGCAGGAAGTACTTACTCTCAAGGAAGTTCCAGAATTTCGAACCCGAGATCTGCTTTCCATGGAAAAAGAAATAATCGGCCTTTATATCAGTGATCATCCGGTAAGAAATGCTCTTGCCTCTCACACATTTTTAAATGTCATTCCCTTTGAACAAGTTCAAATGATGAAGGATAAGGCTGCTGTTCGGATTATGGGGGCTATCGTTGAATCCAGAAGAATCACCACCAAAACCGGGAAAGATATGTATTTTGTTACCCTTGAAGACGAAACCGGGACGATTGAATCCATCTTTTTCCCAAAAATCGCCGACCGGCTTCAAAATATCCTGGAAAAAGAAAACGTTCTCTGTTTAGAGGGAAGAGTAGATGTATTAGATTCAGGGGTTAATAAAGTCATTGCTGAAAAAATATTAGATCTGGATAAAATAAAGCCAAATGAAAAATCCGTTCACATTGAAATATCGAATCCCGACGACCCTCTATCGGTTTTCTATAGTTTGAAAGATTGTCTACAAAGGCATATTGGGACTCAACCGGTGATTTTGCATGTTATTGGCAATCAGGAACGATGGGCGATTGAAATGGGTAAACAATTTCGAGTGAATTGGAATCAAGAACTCGAACAAGCCCTGTTTGATGTTTTAGAAGGTATTCAAAAAAAGAGATTTTGGTTGGCTGGATGA
- a CDS encoding tetratricopeptide repeat protein, whose protein sequence is MVMTYRRWFCLILLFLLLIGALSLEQTAYSQDAETFYKNGYIYFSQNNFEKAKESYQQAIQIKPDYWDARYWLGKTYEVLEEFPQAINEWKMILQNQPGHQEAFKKWRSYAVSQIRLSNQERQNLENVFLYQNGSPETYRNQPWDVVIPYGLAISRQNDFISAFLSARLFRWVGSQISSLLFDHAAISYQKALDFAATNPPEDSELVFQLIKDITNYYGQSNTMQKKVESLYQSILAQQAGVTAEETDNISQVEIKVTASGIESGPADNRSQNGSNPRFYIDTDIE, encoded by the coding sequence ATGGTGATGACCTATCGGAGATGGTTTTGTTTAATTCTGTTGTTTTTGTTGCTCATCGGTGCTCTTTCTTTAGAGCAAACCGCTTACTCCCAAGATGCAGAAACATTTTATAAAAATGGCTATATTTATTTCTCACAAAACAACTTTGAAAAAGCAAAAGAATCCTATCAACAGGCTATTCAAATCAAACCTGATTATTGGGATGCCCGGTACTGGCTGGGAAAAACCTATGAGGTGCTGGAAGAATTTCCCCAGGCAATAAATGAATGGAAGATGATCCTCCAAAATCAACCTGGTCATCAAGAAGCATTTAAAAAATGGCGGTCCTATGCCGTATCTCAGATTCGGCTCAGCAACCAAGAGAGACAGAATTTAGAAAATGTATTTCTCTATCAGAATGGTTCTCCGGAAACCTATCGAAACCAACCCTGGGATGTCGTCATCCCCTATGGATTGGCGATTTCGAGGCAAAATGACTTTATTTCAGCTTTCTTATCCGCTCGTTTATTTCGTTGGGTAGGATCTCAGATCAGTAGCTTGCTTTTTGACCATGCTGCCATCAGTTACCAAAAAGCTTTAGATTTCGCTGCCACCAATCCACCTGAAGATTCGGAGTTAGTCTTTCAACTCATCAAGGATATTACCAACTATTATGGCCAAAGCAATACCATGCAGAAAAAAGTCGAATCCTTGTACCAGAGTATCTTAGCTCAGCAGGCGGGAGTAACAGCCGAAGAAACCGATAATATATCTCAAGTAGAAATCAAAGTGACGGCAAGTGGTATCGAAAGTGGTCCTGCAGACAACCGGAGTCAAAACGGTTCTAATCCAAGATTTTATATCGATACCGATATTGAATGA